Genomic window (Magnolia sinica isolate HGM2019 chromosome 10, MsV1, whole genome shotgun sequence):
ATGTTCAGCATTTACTAtagatgtatggcccaccagatgaccaAACCAGCCTGAATTTTTCACAAGGGAAGCTATACAGTGGGTCCACAACTAATGAGCAGCTTTCCATGTAAACTCTCCAGTAAAGCATTGTGGAGCCTGTTTTAAGTCTATACTCTAAATAATTGCATCCATTTCAAATAAGCAtattacatccaaacacaaatataatcACAAGTCAAATATTACAGAACTCTTGCTACAATTTGAAAATATAATCCAAAGATCTCATATCATTCATGCATTAACTTTCATTGGCGATCATTCGCCATGTCATTTCCATGTCACGTCCAATTGCCTCACGTGTCAAGTAGCTTCTCCTATAAAAGAAAGACTGAAAATTAATTCTCTTGTTACAACAAAAAACAATGTGCTACTATTTTTGCTATAACAAATCAAAAACCATATGAAGTTCACATAAAAACAGAGGTTTAAGCCCACATTTGTGTGGATTTGTGACCATCCACTGGCAGCCGCACATGGTAATATGGAACATGTGTGTGGGATCCAGCTTTCCATTAGACGAGCCATGCGTAAAAGATCCAAGCTTTCTATTAGATGAGCCACGGGCAAAAGTCAAGCTTTTGCTCGTAAGTTGGGCATaatatacaaaagaaatggatggctaataaaactttttcttaacatccatttgctTTGTACACAGTGGTCCACCTAAGGAAAGAAACACAATTTTGAGCCAAAAGTTCTAGAAGCTGTGACCCACTGGAAAGCTCTTATCTCACACCCTTATGCTACATTGGTGCATGTGGCTGCATTTGGTCATGCAATGCTCCATGCACATGTCGGCTTAGGAAACCTCACCTGCAACTTATGCCTTGGTGTAAGAATCAGGTCACATGGAAGTCAGGTGAGCCAACTGTGCAAACGAAATGGACAGTGAGCAATTAACATAAATGTATGGCACACCGGATTGAGAAGATGGCCTGAATTTTGCACAAGGGAAGCTATGTAGTGGTTTGATGACGCATGTGTAAACTCTCTCATCAATCACCTCAAATGCGCCAAGAATCATCACTAATAAAATCAAGACATTACCAATTAAATCTCTAGTTAAAGCCTAAAAATGATGTGCAACTATTCATATTAAAGCAACTCATCAGCAAAATAGGAGTACTTAAATGGAAACCTATCATGATGTACTTATTCCACCCAAAGTGGTGTTGGTGGTAATCCACACCAAAAAAATACAATGGATCTCAGTGTGGATGGAGGACACCTTCGGATTGGAAGTTTCCAATCCATCGATCAATTACTACAAATAAACAGTCGAGGATACAACAAAAAACAATGGAAGAGGTTGGATAGTTAGAACTTCCACTTGGGTCAGGTTCTAATAGAATGAAAGCTAGTAAAATTGTAGACATATTACAAATGCGAATAAATTTTCGTCCTGAACAGGAAATCACCATTTTCATTCAATATCAACTTGAAAGAATGGACTTATCACAAAATTCAAACCTCTTGGTTTATCAACATTCTCTATGAACAGCTAGAAATTAGAATACTGCCACCAAAGGGAACACAGAGAGAAAATGCTCATATAGAAGATGACCatatgcaaaaatcaggctggttcacTCATAAGGTGGTCTTGCACAAAAAAAGTATCTGCTGTTTGAATAAAATCGCCAGTTGTGCCAATTGAAGATAGATGTGTGATCCTTGTTAGTTGTCATGCATGATTTCTGTACATGGTCATCTTCACAAGAAGGTCCCTTTTATCTGCTGCTGATATGCTTGACACGCTTACCAGGTTGGCATGTGTACTGAGAAAGCCATCCCTGATTGTCGAGTCTATGATACACTAAACATACATGATATTGAGGTCATTCATGTGACGAGGAAATCTGCGGCACAAATGCCAACATAATATCCTTGCAAAGCTAACATTCTTTCTCCTTAATGGAGGAAACAAATttacacttctttttttttttgtagaataaCAGGACATCTGTGAATACACATAAAAAACATATGGATTGTAGATAAACACATGATTAATTCATTGTTATTGCAAAAGACCCAAATTCCACTAGTTTTTCACAACTACCATTACCAATTGctagaaaattacaaaaatgcaGATAGTTTTTCACAACTTATAAGATGATGGTGACCATCCGATCGATGGCtttcaaacaaacaaaaaaaaagttcTACAGTCCACATTTAACAAGGAAAAGTCACTGATCAAACAAGTTGTCGATTCCATGTGAATTTATACAATGGTCCATCAAAGAAGGGTCAACTAGATAGATGTACAGTGGTTTTCATCCAACCATACAGCGACTTGTGTGGGTTAAACTGGACCACTGCTAGCAGGGTTTCTCCAAATAAAGGGTCTCGGTTAAGCATTTCTTCAAACGGTTGGCGTGCAGAGTTCTATATAAAATACTGTCTTCCTTTACATATACAAACCACAAAAGGAATGGAGTAGCTAGCAGTAAATTTTCATAGCAAGAATTtaaagcattaaaaaaaataagttaCTTCAAGAATATAACCAGAATTTAAAATTCATGAGACTATATATTTTTTCTtagtttcaaaaagaaaaaaatcatatgATTATACTAACTTCAAGTATGGATTAACaggtaaataaaaatgaaaaaggggaaagaaatctCACTAATGTACCTCTCCCAAGGAGAGGAAGTGCGTGCGAGTGCTAAGAATTACGCCATGTAGCTTATGTCGACGGAGGGTATGTGCAGAGTCTTACTCCAATCTGCTCCCTCGTCTGGTTCAAGCCTTGCTTTGAATAATGGAGGCATATTCCACAACTCCAATTTCTTGAGGGTCTTCAGGTAATGAAGTCCTTTCGGAAGCTTCTTCAATTGCTGGCAGTAATTGATTCGTAAATGTAAAAGATTTGGCAGAGCTCTTTTCTTCACTGTACAGTCCTCTAATTTACGTAACCCTTCAAGATGTAAGGATTCGAGTCGACAAAACCCTTGTGAAGCAAAAACCAATTTATTTCCCCAATAAGAAGACCAAAGCAATCTGAGAACGCGAAGTTTTGGCAGCTTCTTCAGCTGCGGCAGTGGGTCTTTCTCTAAAGAGGAGTATACCAAGGTAAGCTTAGTGAGGTTTTCTGGGAATTCAGGTAACTTGTCTAACTTCCCTTCCAAACGCAACTTACTTAACAGGAGAAAACGTGTAAAAGGCATATTTAAATTGAGAATTCGTATATAAGACTCTGAGGCAGGAATATTTAAATTGAGAATACTTATAGAAGACTCTGGGGATGGGTATTGGTATTGCATCACAGTCAATGACTGCAGGCAATCTAATTTGAGAATGGATTCAGATAACAACTTATCATACAGCCCTCCCAAATCTAAACAGATTCCTAGTTTTCTAAGATTGGTTAGCTTTTCCAAGCAATTCTCCATCCATTCGCCAGCCTCTACACATGTTAGAGTTTGGAGGTTACGAATCAGGCCGAGCCATGGATGCCCTTCTATCTCACACCGAAATATATAATGACCGTCATCAGATGCACTCTTCACTTGGAAATGTCTTAACTCTTTCATCTTCTCAATTTCTTTGGGTACGCTGATGACGTAGTCATGAGATGTTATATTCAGTGTTTGTAAATTGTGAAGATTGCCTATtgatgatgggagactttttaaGCAAGTATTAGTACAGCCAAGGTATTTCAAGTGGATCAGTGCACCTATCTCACTTGGTAGCTCTTCTATTGCTACCTTGTGTAGATCTAACACCCTCAGCAAATTAAGGCCTCTGCGAGGAAACTTCTCTTGCTTCCTTCCTAGCCTTACAACAACTTGGGTGTGGATCATCAGAGATCGAAGGTGTGGAATTGAAGATTTTAAGGAAGTGTGCTCACTTGAGGCATTACGGTGTATAGCAAGTCGCCGAGCTGTAGATGTGGATAGAGTAGCCACATTCTCACCATGAACTTGAAGAAAATCGTCTTCCTTTGCTTTTGATATGGAAAGATCCCGGAAAAGATCGTGAATACGGCAGCTTTTAATACCCCCACTTGAACTTCTTTGAGCTAGTTGAATCATACTTCGTTGAACTAACTCTTTTAGATAATCTTCTCCCACCTTCTCCAGCGTTTCATCCCCTCTGGGCTGCAAAAACCCTTCGGCGGCCCACAATTGAATCAGTTTCTTGGCAGGGAACTCATAGTCTTCTGGAAAAATGCCCAAGTAAAGAAAACATGGTTTCAAGTAATAGGGCAGATCTTTATAGCTCAAAGATAATACGCTAGAGATTTGGGGTTCTCCTTGGGAAAATTGCAAGCTAAGGGTCTTGCGTACATTCTCCCACTCCATTGGTTCTTTGCTGGATAAGAGCCCTCCAACGACCACAATCGCAAGAGGTACACCATGGCATTTTTCCACAATCTCTCTTCCCAACTTTAGCAAATCCTTAGAGCAACCCCCTTCTGGTCCTGGGAATGTTTTCTTACAGAATAATTCCCAACTCTCTTCATCGTTTAGAAATCGCAGTTCATGGGGCCGGCTTCCTGCCTCTGCATGTAAAGCTACATCTTTGCTGTGCGTGGTGAGCAGGACCCTACTTCCATTATTCATATCTGGAAGAGCATCCTTTAGAGCATCCCATGCTTCATTTTCCCATATATCATCAAACACCATCAAGTATCTCTTATCTTTTAAATACTCAAAAATTTTATCCCTCAGCTGACTGAGATCTCCTTCTGGGAACACCACAAAACAATTTATGATATTCAGAAGAAGATCTCTCACATTATACTCTTGCGGTATAGAAATCCATGCATAAGAGTGAAAATGCCTCTTAACACGGCTGTCGTTATAAACTTCGCGGGTAAGAGTAGTCTTACAGAGACCATGTGTTCCGACTACAGAAACAACAAAGCGTCGCGGCTCTCTTTCGATCAATAGTTTGATCAAATCCTCCAATTCCGTCACACCAATAAAATCTGGTTCTTGAAAATCAGGAGGAGAGGGACGTTGGAAGCTTAGACCGGCGGAGCTCGATCCTGCTTCCTGGCCTAGATTTTCAATTCCGTAAGTTAACCTATCTTCGGAGATCATACGGATTTTATGCTTTATCCGTTTAATCTCCGAGCCGAACTTATGGAAAGCGTACCTTCTATTGATGCCGAGAAATCCTCTTCGCATAAACGGTGTTATCTTGAAGGCAAAGGTGTCGATGAGTTCCTCAGCATCATATGCAACATCACTCACGTCCCTCACCCACTTCTTCACGCTCCGGTCTCCTTCTTGTTTGGCGACTGCATCTTTCAAGAAGCACTGCATCTGCGTAAATTTTGCCTCGAGCCATTCAACTTGATCGCGAACCCCATGTAACGAAACGGCTCCTTGAATGATGGGGTCAGCTATTTTTTGGAGGAGGAACTCGACATTGAACTCAACAACGGCCATCTttcacactcttttctctcacaGGGAAGAAATTCAGATCAAAGATTTATTTCtcttaagttcatcttgcatggctctCTATTTATAGAGAAGCCACCGATCACGCGGCAAACCTGTCATGGTTCGTTGCCACACAATGGTACACGTTGTTGATCAGTTGATGAATCTGGAGCCTTCATCTGGTGGACTTTATTGACGGTGATCCACCaacagattatttatttattttttaacacgCACGCACTATCACAACCGACTATTTGTGGCTTCCAAACGGATGGTAAAACAAATGAAATATCAACCGTCTAATGTAGAGCGGGTACCGATACTTTCATGGACATGATAAGGTCTAATAGGAGGCggaggtgatccggaccatcaaaaCCTTACAACATGCATGtgaaatgagttactcaacgcACCGTATATGATTTTTATCTAGAAGAAGCTACTTCAGCCACAACCAACCTATGCCAGTTGGACACGCCGTATTTGCAAGATTCTATTAAATCCACggttgaaaatctattttgttgaaaatctattttatttccatttttactatttatagtaagttgtagtttgattaccACTCTTCATCATTTGAGCTTTAGGAAttttgtccaacatgaaaagttcttagaaaaattaggagaataacgttgTTAAGCGAAATAGGatacttactgtaaatagtagggagtttgagttggagtttgatgcTAATATttcttccaaggtttggtatcatcgtctaaagggttgtaaattcattttttttaatataattattatttatcaataaaatttcaaatatattagaatttatttatattcttttctatttttttcttgtggattcgaggaatctctgtgaggagtctagagaagctccatggattcctTGAGGAAGATactgattgacctcatcatgttcatccctgcgtcaattggtattagagcgatgACTCTCCTTGGATCGATGACAAATAACAAAGGTATGGACTAAAATTCTGTGAATGGTGATACAGAGATTCgttatctttagaaaataatagAAACTTTACACCGAGAGAGTTATTGACCACGCAAGAGCTGCAGGCAACCCTTAACTGTATTACAGACGCACTAATTCTGCCCCGATCCCAAGGCGATGTTCAACTGCCTGTGGTCGTTGTACAACACAACCTCGATTTTCGTAGAGAACCACCCAATGATGGTGAATAGCATGACACTACTTTGATCATGAGGAACTCGTTATACGTGCCAAAGGTAAAAATAGATTTAAAGCGGCCTAATATTTTTCGAACGAGGTGTACTATAAGTTAAAAAGTCTGTattgtgatcatcgatgtcaagAGCAGTAAGAATCTTGTGTCGAAAATAATGGTAGAAAAGCTACAACTGAAAACAAAAAAGCATCAATCTCCATACACGATTAGATGAATCAATGAGGTAAATAAATCAGAGTTAACCAAATGATGTCGTATATCATTTTTCAttagtaaatattataaggatgaagtaatgtgtAACGTAGTTGACAtggaagtttgtcatatgttacttggttgaCCATGACAAAATAAAGTTGATGCTACGCATAGAGGTTGGGATaacatatttttatttattaaagaCCGTAGAAAAATTATCCCCGTCCCTATGGGAACGTAGAactaacccaagacttctaaagtggagggacaatctctcataaGTAAACATGATTTCGTTAAACAATATGAGGAGATGGGagatgtagatgcattagttgaaaatgaaaaatatatggagcctgtaAACATTCCAACGGATTTAAAACTAGTGTTGCAGGAGTTTAATGCGATTGTGCTCGATGAATTCTCTAGGGAATTGCTtctcatacgagatatacaaaaccacattgatcttgtcttaggggcaagtctgcctaattCCTCACATTATTAGAAAGAATGTGAGATTTTGCAACCACAAGTAAAGGAATCGATCTATACTAGTCAAGTCaatgagagcatgagtacatgtattgtgttagctcaagagcttaatgcaaAGTACAAGGAAAAAGCTAATCACTATTGATGTCAGAAATTATTTAAGTATCATGAGTGAAGTCCCTTAAGTAACTTGAGGATGATTTTTTTCCGAgtagaggggtctgatgtagggtGTGGCATCGATagattcctagcatggttggaccaaaagaaggtgaattgtaaattggccataacttttgatccaggcaTCATTACGGGGTGCACAACATATCAGCGACAAAAGGTGTTCAAGGTAGGCGACCAATTTATGGTCCATCTATGCAAGGAGAGATTTTCGATCGGGacttacaacaagttgaagaataataAGATTGGACCAGTATCGatcctccgaaagatcaatgacaatgcttacgttgttgatcttccggaTGACATGAGGATCTTGCGTACTTTCCATGTCGTGGACTTGACCGAGTACCATGAATCGAAGCAGGACAAGAACtcaaggatgagttcttttgaagtggaggggactgatgtacagtgggtcgcagacaatgttcgaagtatcggtatcgctacaagttttgctggccagggataaggaaacaatatcgatatcgctgacaactggaaatgcggggaaacatgagaaaaatggtggaattttcaatgaaactttaggagatgttaaaatgtacatatttgcatatttagaaataaaaaaattacaaaaagaatgcatatatacaagtttccatttaatggggccttaaaagcatgttctgttgtaagaaatcagcccATCCCATCTGACCTATGTAACCatctaaccttccatccaaacatccatcgatattgcaaaatatcaacaacacatggtatttcaccaagaaatcatcaacaattgtaaaGAAAACGAAAGATCGTGGTCTCAATAACGTGCATGTAgtgatatcaataatatcaagatattatcgatgacaatttgaacactacatacaaccatgtgcccatgaaaaaaaatttgaaataaatttttttctgataaataaaattttgatgatatcaatacgttggcgatattattgaaatatcgtcgatacatttatgatacaagcattatgtagaatttatatagttgaaaatattggtgatacattggcgatattgatgcattgggcaatacaagcgacacctagaatttacatagtttaaaatattggcgattatattagcgatattaatacgttggcgatacttagcaatacatcgcTAATAACTGGAATTTCCGATACTACCagcattatcggtatcgctaccagtgttatcggtatcgctgaactggagataaagataatattagggatatttcgataatatcagagataatttgaacaatggtcgtagacactttcatgtccaaggtggactagagaaggtccaatcagAGGCGGAGGTGATtcggactgtcagaaccttacaaccgggttgcccatgctaaatctgcaagattccatcaaattgacggtcaaaaattcattttatttccgtttttactatttatagtaagttttagttcaattataactcttcatcctgtgagctttaggagttgtattcAACACcaaaagttcttagaaaaattaggagaataagcTACTTAGgacataaatagtaaatttactatttatagattcggagtagttattcttgaggaagacggtgatcaacctcatcacgttcattcctGCGTCACCGTCCATATTCATAAGTGAAAAACAATAATGATCGCATTCTTGTATCGTTTATGGTCGAAAGGATTTTGTGCGCTATGCATGCACAGATGAAATTTTGGACTATAAAATGTGCGCTTGATTATGGTCTTCAATGGTTGGAGATGCGAGAGCACGATTAGATGCAGTTTTACTACATCCAAATGGACCGTAAAAATAAGATAATTGCAGACGCAGATCCAAAATGGATGCTTGCATTCACGCCAAAAGGTATTGGCTGCATCCTTTTACCTGACCCATTTTTCAATTGAAGGACAGCGTTCATATGGGTAGGATGGTTTGTTGGGTGCGAATCTTCCACTATTCTATCCCCGATGGGACCCATTAGATGGACGATCTGCATCCACCACTTTTCCTGCCACACGTCAGTTACTAGGCCAGCAATGCCTTGTCATGATGGCCAAAAGTAAAATTCCTCGGATTATAATTATCCCCACTTCATTTGATCAATCACCTAACTAAACCTAACCATTGATACCTTTGAAAGCGTCCAATCTATGGTAGGATTTAATCGTTGGTTGATGTTGTTAATTAACTGGCCCACCTACTTTGCTTTAGTATGGTACAATGAACGCATTTTAGAGGTACTAAATTCAATCCGCCTCTGTGAAATACAATTTCCTCCCCTCTCGTGTATGAGATTAAAAGCTATGATTTGAAATTTACATTTGGGATTTTCAAGAAAAAGTTCTTCACCATTGTTGATTTTACGAAACACTGCCTCAACCTTTTTAAAATTATGGCAAAGTGATTTTGAGCAAGTAAAATAACCAAAATGCCACATCCAACCCCTATATATAATTGGTGCATCCTATAGTTATTATCATATGAACAAAAAATGAGGGAAaccgtagaggtgggcatcgagtcgagttggatcggattaggtccaacttgactcgatttgGTTTTTGGAAGTACATAACTTAAACTCGATCCGATTTGGGACTGAGTCCAGTAGGGCTGACTTGATCCAAAGCGATTCCTTGTTGGCTCGACCCAAACTGAGTCCGACTCGATCAGGGAAaccgaatcggatcgagtcgatTCTGTCTGGTCAATTTAGACTGGGCTGAGTTAAGTTGAGCCGGAGACTTTGATAATAGGAAGGAAAAaattgggagagagagggagagaaaggaggagagaaggaaggagaggagggaaattgggagagaagaggagaggagggaaatcgtgAGAGAAAGacggagagaaaggaggagagaaagaaggagaggaaggaaattgggagagaaagaggaagagaaaggaggagagaaagaaggagaggagggaaatcgggagagaaagagggagagaaaggaggagggaATGAGAGGAAGTTGGCTCGGGTAGGATTAGGGTTCAGGTAGAAGAAGGgtaaatgttaaaaaaaaaagtaaaatctgACTTTATACTACCCGATTCTGGTCCGAATCGGATCGGATCAgattttcggatcggatcggatcgagttgctacatgacccgaactcgactcaattTGGCCTCAGATCCaggtgggtctactcgatccgacccgaccctAGCTTTCGGTTCGGGTCGGATTAGATCCGACCGGTTTGGTCGAGTCGGGTCAGATCCTGCCCACCTCTAATCAAGGGAAACTCTTCAAAATCTACATTTGACTAGCTAAGTGATTAGTTTAGCCTGATTATGagtaatatacatacatcatggtgggatgaaTCCGTTGGGCAAGTTGGATGTCATTTACACACTAAATCGGCCCAGCCCATAATGCTAGATACCACTTTATTTTAGAAATATGATACCGTGGGCATCCTAATCATTTCACTCccaaaattagaaagaaaaatgTACTATGAGATAAAAACCCATAAGCAACATACATATAAACCAAGATCATAAATGTAATGAACTTAAATTTTAGTGTacttaaaatagaaataaatagttaaatatttttaattttaattaagaaATAACGCTAGTTAATAGTTGAGTTGTCAAGGGATACTCTTGGTTGAGAGAGAGGTTGAGGGGATTGACTGTTGTTATTGCAATGTTTTAGAAATAGATTTAATTACTTACATCCgattgtgttaagatagatctatcttgtaagacccgtatcctagtccgtactgttccgtcgaattctgcgatccttctcgtcgaatttcggcaacctgcgacgtataatcgatgtttgcacgcgaccgtaagtcgaatcctgtaaatttgagtcggcttaatccgagacttgtatcattgcgaccacaCTGttgtcgtggttccaacgccgcgactcacgtATTGATGCGATACTCTGGCCTgaagatgtgggccgacgtttatttcgaagaaaacgccgcgtgtttgcaatcccaagagaatctttacaacatgtctcattaatcaatcaattcatccatcaatcaatcacctcatgtcaagtacacatacccatgctttctttctccacaagtcaagtaaccaccaagtcaaccaacctctcacctcacatccatcacgcacctcacccatcactcacctcacatcacccatcactctctctccttacaactctctctctctctctctctctctctcttcacaaattccaagctaAGGAAgtagtggacgtccaagccattctaagagagaaaagtgatttttgtgtggtccacttttccatcccaaaatccctcatcctagccattcatttcccatcttccaccgttaaagtgaagcacaaggagaccgacgttccaacggaccgagaagatcgactggtgggtgcttctataggctagtttttgtgtttttatgatgagccaagtgaagcctaccgatcaatggtatggatctcactttggaccttaagatgtggctgatggcccaccttgattatcattgatgtatgattgaatgcaagggagggcccatagtgtcggggtgcctccatcacacgtgtgtcccacctttctctctctctctctctctctctctctctctctctctctccctctctccttttcatttttcctttcttgtgatgatgtggcagtgtggcccacttggatggaccccactttgatgtatgaaattcccatgccctccaaccccttctttggtggcccatatccataggtggggcccacctcaatgtatgtattatgtctaAGACTGTCCAGCGtcaagggacgctggacgttggatgaaaaacacaaatataagcttggtttaaagacatttggggtgggccacttgtataggccccaccttgatgt
Coding sequences:
- the LOC131257792 gene encoding disease resistance protein RPP13-like isoform X1; the protein is MVFDDIWENEAWDALKDALPDMNNGSRVLLTTHSKDVALHAEAGSRPHELRFLNDEESWELFCKKTFPGPEGGCSKDLLKLGREIVEKCHGVPLAIVVVGGLLSSKEPMEWENVRKTLSLQFSQGEPQISSVLSLSYKDLPYYLKPCFLYLGIFPEDYEFPAKKLIQLWAAEGFLQPRGDETLEKVGEDYLKELVQRSMIQLAQRSSSGGIKSCRIHDLFRDLSISKAKEDDFLQVHGENVATLSTSTARRLAIHRNASSEHTSLKSSIPHLRSLMIHTQVVVRLGRKQEKFPRRGLNLLRVLDLHKVAIEELPSEIGALIHLKYLGCTNTCLKSLPSSIGNLHNLQTLNITSHDYVISVPKEIEKMKELRHFQVKSASDDGHYIFRCEIEGHPWLGLIRNLQTLTCVEAGEWMENCLEKLTNLRKLGICLDLGGLYDKLLSESILKLDCLQSLTVMQYQYPSPESSISILNLNIPASESYIRILNLNMPFTRFLLLSKLRLEGKLDKLPEFPENLTKLTLVYSSLEKDPLPQLKKLPKLRVLRLLWSSYWGNKLVFASQGFCRLESLHLEGLRKLEDCTVKKRALPNLLHLRINYCQQLKKLPKGLHYLKTLKKLELWNMPPLFKARLEPDEGADWSKTLHIPSVDISYMA
- the LOC131257792 gene encoding disease resistance protein RPP13-like isoform X2, encoding MVFDDIWENEAWDALKDALPDMNNGSRVLLTTHSKDVALHAEAGSRPHELRFLNDEESWELFCKKTFPGPEGGCSKDLLKLGREIVEKCHGVPLAIVVVGGLLSSKEPMEWENVRKTLSLQFSQGEPQISSVLSLSYKDLPYYLKPCFLYLGIFPEDYEFPAKKLIQLWAAEGFLQPRGDETLEKVGEDYLKELVQRSMIQLAQRSSSGGIKSCRIHDLFRDLSISKAKEDDFLQVHGENVATLSTSTARRLAIHRNASKKDPLPQLKKLPKLRVLRLLWSSYWGNKLVFASQGFCRLESLHLEGLRKLEDCTVKKRALPNLLHLRINYCQQLKKLPKGLHYLKTLKKLELWNMPPLFKARLEPDEGADWSKTLHIPSVDISYMA